The Gossypium hirsutum isolate 1008001.06 chromosome D06, Gossypium_hirsutum_v2.1, whole genome shotgun sequence genome contains the following window.
taatgttcgtatttaggattttcaaggaaattgagccctaacgtattgggttctgattttcttcgttaaatctaacaatcgaccATTTCTCttcaaatcaaaaaataaaagctcattattgggaattcaacacgttgtgtcctaacgtattggatgtgatgcattgatttctcaaaatgaagattttttaaaaaaacaataaaggaaatattccgagtttgggattttaaaggaattgtgccctaacgtattgggccgcgatttcttaaatcttggataaatggatattcttttaattatttcccTTATACGAGTattctggcctaattcattttggaggaaattcgaatgttgtgccctaacgcattgggtgtggcatttttgcttctctgaattgagaagggtcttaatacgtaacgttttaagtttttaaaaattatatatttcaatttttcgaCCTTAagatactaattaattaattaggtaccaattttgggcgtacgagggtgctaacccttcctcgtacataaccgactcccgaacccgcttttctaaaatttgtagaccaaaatcatttttttaggtgacccaatcacaccttaataagagattggtggcgactcccaattttcatttttttaaagtcgacaacctaaaatttttttttgtttttaaaaaacggtttcgacagcttggcgactccactggggacattttttaaaaaaagagagtcgagccacaaagttgattaatttttgtcttatggtcgagaaattattttaaaaaaaaaaactcatgacatccttttgcattcattatcttcttgtttaaatattgtttgcattatacatttcatgagttgaacaattttacccttttaagtgggagtgagaagttatgccttcgtgaggttttcacctccgtataggatagtggatcgctttcaggATACATCGGTActtatgccttcgtgagattttcatctccgtatagtcataaggaaaatgtgtccccctgagccgaacttgatctatatgagcctataatgggtgaggatcaaggaatctgctggttcaggtacctttgctttagagccaaaccgcatataatgagccttagaAGCTTGCCTTAGGTAGAATTACACTGAACCCTAGTAGATATCCTAATAGACGTTTTACTCTTATTGGATACTGACtcttgtgttttatttttgtttgcatgacatggcatttcatttcatcataaaaggcgtcaGTTCAGATTCAGTTGCTAGATAAAAAGCTTGACAtagaaaaagggtttcttgataaagtggaggacaatgcggctgtccgaacttggtctgaaacaacgcagcaagaaaagggtgatagcCTGGCCAATGGGTATGTATCGGAATTATGAGATTTTACTCGCACCAGTGTGactcaaaacaatttgcaggaattgaaagaaatttgggatcagtggaatAATGAGGTTAGGCAGTTATTTTACGACAATTATGGGGACTTGtcttatttgcttgatgtgaaggTAAACAAACATTTGTTTCGAGCcctcgcccagttttggaatcttgcttacagttgcttcacgttTGGGAATGTTGATTTGGTACCTACGATATAAGAGTACGTGGCTTTACTCCGATGTTCAAAGTTCCAAGTGGATAGGGTCTACTCGAGAGTGATGaatgtgccaaccttttcaaaGAAGCTGATAGGAATAAcaaggatgagtgagcaatgggtcaCTGCACGAGTTAAGCAAAATGGGGACAGCAAGTGCATTCCTTGGAGGAGCTTGAAGGATGCAATTCTCACCCACCCAGATGTAAGAAAGAGGTTAGATGTCTTCACCTTAAGTATATATGGCTTGGTTGTCTTCCCTAAAGCTTTAGGGCATGTGGATGAAGCAGACACCGATTTATTCGATCGGCTTGATAAGAGAGTTACACCGATTCTGGCAATTTTGGCGAAAACCTTcaggtcattgagtgcatgccgAAAGACGGGTGAaggtagatttattggatgtgcgcaGTTTCTACTCGCATGGTTTCACAAGTCACTTTTAGAAGGTGGATAAAgtttcgtatcgggttttctctgaaaattattcatGACTAAAGGAGATAGTCGCCACGCCAAGGAGAGAAGACATTTCAGAGGAAAAATGGATGGCcattcttcaaaatcttcaagaggaagatgttgagtggagagctccttggttactACCAGATGAGATCCTATATAGGTGTGGAAATTTCGATTGGGTACCTTTATTGGGTATTTGGGGCGCTGTCGGATATGCCCCATTATTGGTGCTAAGGCAATACAGGTCAAGGTAGTTTATACCTGCGACTCAAGGGATAGCTAATTGTGAATTTTCATACAAagatgatggttatagaaagaagattcaagaaatgTCCAATGCATGGAAACAGACTCGCCGAATGAAAAGGTTAGCTGTAGGGCCAATGACAACTCCTGAGTATTATGGATGGAGGGCTAGGAAGATTAATGATAACACACCCAAGATAAATCATGAGGACGGCCAGTCAATAGAAGAACATTTGCGAGTCATCCCTTCGGAATTAGAAATTGTAAGACAAGATTTTGAGAGGAAGAACGCGAATTTGGAGAAAATGATAGAGCAAATGGAGGCGGAAAAGACGAACTTGAGATTGGACATAGACGTTCAGAAGCTTGAGAATGAAAGattgaagaaagagaaaaacaaggcTGATTAAGAACTGGGTAGTCTAAAGACGGATTATAAAAAGTTGCGTTTGTCAATAAGAACTGCTGGGCTAGGAAAGACATCAAAACAGTGGCAAGCAAAAATCCAAGAAGAAAAGGACAAGGCCGGTAGATGGGAACAGAAATTTCAAGAGATGCAAAGGCAAAACAAGGCTTTAGAAAATAGTTTATCAGAAAGTCAGAAGGAAAAGGGCGAGTTAAAGGATAGGGTGATCGTATTGGAAAAATCTCTTCGTCAGTATCGAAGCCGAAACTCTACAAtagagttgaaagcaagcttgagcaagattgaagaaatgaaggaaagaatcgaagagctagaaatgatgctgcaaaattgtgagatccaGATCAAGCACTTGAAAGTAAACGAAAGTCGTAATAATGAACACCTCCACCACTTTCAGAGTCAAGTTAGGAGCAGAGATCATCTTATGGAGGAAGCCGTGgtccagattcgagaagtagctgattaCGTACAGACTTTTGCATTGCAGGCTGACATGCTGAGtatgaagtatgaattagaatcggatcaggggcaagaattagctttgttacttaggaagattagagttctgggtactagggcaaagtcttatttgtaattcgctttatgtaaagagatttgctttctagtaaggttttcttatatggaattgaattaaaattgacgtctttttgcattcatgcattgcattacttcatatgcgtttaaaaacattaaatcattctaattaattcaaatcactcctcagctaatctggaaaccaaccaatcAACCAAACACTGCTATGGCACTCGATCCAAAACTAGAGACATGGACCAAAGGCTAGAACAGTTCCAGAAGGAAATGCAAGAGCAAATGAATGAGCAACTAGAGAAGGTTCAACAAAAGATGATGGATAAAATAatggaatctcaagggagtatgatggctaAGTTGACTCAGTTATTGACTGGAGGAGTTGACAAAGGGAAGGGCTCGGTGCTCAACATTGAAGAAGGAGACAACGAGGGACCTGTTTATTCCTTAGGACTTACTTCTCAACAAGCGGGGATATATCCGTGCAAATCCTCCGTTACTATCAAGCCTCATGACGGTACTGAAACACCGATAAACTTTCAAGTTAGAGACAATCTTGCTAATCCTGTTATCCCTTGATTCGCACAACTAGGCTTTGACACACTTACTTTAAACACTAGGTTAACCTTGAGTTTTAGTGCCAAATCTGGTTTGTAAACACCTTGGCTTCCTCGCTTAAGAACTTTGAAAGGGTTCTTGTATCCTTGCCAAGCCAACAAGTTAGAATGAAAAACACTAccaaagtgtttgagatgtacctTATTGGCAGCATTTACTCGTATCAACTGTCTAGTTTGCATCACCACTTTATCACCAAAGTCTGATGCACAACCCACCTCTCTCATAGGTGGTAGCTCCACTAATAACTTAACAGGTTTCATATTAGTTTCATGGCCCACTAGCATTTCCAAAGGGGCTTCCTTAGCAGTTCGATCTATCGAGTCAATATTCCTCCCATACAAAACATCTTCAACTAGTTAGATTGCTGACGATACCTTGGTCCCAACCCTCATGTCTCAATTTATCAGCACAACACATCATGGTTGCGAATCATCAAAGATATGAATACAATCGGCAAAAGGAAAAAGACAAGTCATAATCTGGTCAAAGAAGTTCAAGCCAAGAACAAAATCGTAATCATCTAAGTGGATTACCTCAAAATCTTCATTGCCCTTCCACTCGTCAATTTGTAGCTCGACTCCTCGTGCTATTCCTATAGTAGAGACCTCTTTAAAATTTACCATCttgatcttattatttgattttctaATCGAGAGATCAAGTTTGCTTGTGACTTTCTCCTATATGAATAAGTCTAATACCCTCATATCAACACGAGCACTCTTTCTCTAGCCTACGATATTAATGTCCACAAACATCAATCCTACCTTCTTGTTATTCTTCTTTGTAGGAATGTGTATCATTGACCCAAGTTTTGAAGTCTTACTCTCTTCAAACTATGTTTTCTCTCATTTACTGATCGTGGATAGTTTAGATCGATCTAGGCAGTCCTACAACCTATGCGGCCCACAACACAAGAAGCACTTCACTAGCTTCTCACTCTCCTTAGCTTTCTTGGCTTCGACAACCCTCACTATTAAACCAAGCCTCATAGCCTCTTCTTTTGACTCATTATCTCCTTTGATACCCGAAAACACGGATCTCTTCGGGCAGTTCCTTACCATATGCAAATCGTCGCAAAGGAagcaatttttattttgttccctTTCTCATTTTGGTTGTTGTTGGTTTTCCACTTCTCATTTATGGTTTCCCATTGTCATTTTTGCCACTATTACTGTTGTCATACTCATCATGTCCTTCATCTTCCCTACTATTGCCTTTCCTATTAGACTTGGAAGACTCGAACTTGTCTTTCCTCAGGCCAAGTTCAATTAAGGACTTCACTACCGTCATGGCTTTCATAAGTTCCTAGACTCCTCGGGGCTACAACTCATATTCGCCCATGGCTTCAgcccatccatgaaagagaaaaaCATCTCTTTCTCgcttaaatcataaatttagagtATGAGTTCACTAAACTACTACACACACTCCCTAATTGTGCCTCATTGCATAAGTCGACGCAACTTTTCTTGAGTCTCGTCTTCAACATACTCCGGGTAAAACTATGCCTTGAATTCCTTTTGAAACTCCACCCAAGTCCCAATTGCGGTTCCACCACGTCTCTTATTTGTGGACCTATGATGCCACAATAACAAAACAACATCAGTGAAATACATAACAACAATGTTTACCTTAGTAGCATTGTCCATGATTCCTTTGGCACGGAAATATTGCTTCATTCCCCACAAGAAGTTGCTCACATCGCTTGCAAACCTTGTCCCCGTAAACTCTTTTGGTTTCAAGACATTTATCTCACGATTGAGTGTTGCACCAACACTCCTCTACTCACGGCGGCTCGACACATAACAAACTCTCTCTCGAGCTTCTCAATTCTCGTGTTCAAAGCCCTTGTCATGGCCATTTTTTCCTCTCTTAAAGCCATCACTATGGCCTTGAAAGCATCGTTTCTTTCCGTGAGCTTACCCATAATGGAATTGAGCACCATTTGCATATTTTCCACATTGGAGTTGAGAGACTCCAACACAAAATCTTTAAGCTACTCCTTCATTGAGTCCAACTCATCGATACATCTCTCGACCACCTCGAGTGTCTCCCTCATATCCCTCACGGGCTTCTCAAGATTGATCACTTATCCTTTCAAAGTCGGCAGCATGTCCCTCAATCGGCTTGCTTTCCTAGCCCTCCCACGAGTCTCTATTGGCTCTATATGATTGgcaacttctttcgacatctcGAATAGTGTCTTCGTAACCTTAGTTCTGACACCAACTGTTATGGGGCTAGACTTTTCGTCTCACAATCTGTGTGGCCTTAGGAGATTCTTTTGCTTCAAAtgcgcctaagtcagcctaactttcGCAAAATGAAGATTCTCGCAGAATTCCTCTAAGGCACCAAAAGAAGCTCAAAAGAGCATAATAGCCACAAAAAAGCAATGCACACaaggtatttgagtaaatactctcaaTATATTCTTTAACGCAAAAAATAGAATACAATGCATACAATAGAcgattacaaatgagggggagactctcgatttatagttgagctccccaaaaTCGACGGTATAGATTAAGTTACATCAACGGACGAGATTGAAGTCTATCTAGAATTAAAAGATTTACACAGTTTtcaagattacaaaatcaaatcttcTAAAATTACTTTCCCTATTTACCAAGGTAGCCCTAATTTTTCATAATTGCTTCGTTGGGTCACTAAGACTGTACGTGGATGGGCTTCGTCACTTGTTAAATGAGCCCCATTTAATATGTAGATCTCCATGAGACACTTTTGTTGCAAAGCCTATGACTTGTGACACTAGCATATGGTTTAACAACAGTGATTcgcacaaaaaaaaataaaagaaaagaattttggACGTTGAACTCAATTTTTATTTGCAACAGTTACATTCATTTGTTTTTGGTAAgcttaaaaattgtaaatatggaAGTTGAGTTAATTAGACAAGTATTTAATGGCTGCTTGTGGTCACAAAATGTAGATATGGTTTGACGTTAAAACTAAGGAAAATCAGAGCGAAACTTCCATTGTATTGAAGCTGGCAGGAAATTCGATAACTCAAGACTAATCAATTACTCCCTAATTATcccttttcattttgttttagttAAATGTCATTCATAACGACTGAGTTAATTAATGgttcaataatttaatatttcCGTTATAATCTTTCCTTGTTTAATAgtgtgtttaaaaatattaaattttgatttaattctttaaaaataagtttacTGCATTGCTATTATAAAATTGTCAATTGGTCAAAAACTTAGCTTTGATTTCTTGCCAAAACGTATCTATCCAAGgctatttaattaaataaactaataaaaacaagCACTAGCAGTTGGTTTTAGTTTTATCCAAACTAAATAATGATGTATAATGTATTCATGAAGTCAAATACTAGGTGATGGTATCAAAGTTCACAATAAATAGATTAACTAAATTTAGGCTTAAATGAGGCATGAATTCcacaataaataaattaattaattaaatttaagattactatgaatttggattttttttatattagggcctaaatttcttttatataaattaGACTTTAAATTTGGTAATTGTTTTCACACTAAGCTTGAACTAAGCATTAATTTCAACATTGagacttaaaatttttttgtccaaattagttTTTGAATTTGACAATTGTTTCCGTATTAAACCTTAAACTTTAAGATTTGAAGGATtaacttagataaaaaaattcagatcctaatatgaaaaaaaattaccaaattcaaGTCTCAAAATGAGATTTAAccctaaaatttatgttttggtacaTTAATCTAAATTTGTGCCCAAACATGGTTTAGGCCCATCCATTCATGCTTTTGCCCAAACCTTAAACCCAACGGAAAAAGAAACTTTACCATTTTCATCTCTTTCTCCAACTCTTCAGTGAACCGTCACAGTAACTGAAACGATCCCATTGTCGTTATGGCAGTTACTCTGAAAAGATTATCCTCAATTCCTCCTTTAATTTTCAGGAACTTTCCTCTTTCTACTCCTTCATGTTTTGGCTCTCTCTATAATTTCTCTGCGTCCTCAACTAACCAAACCGCATTCCCAAATAGCATGGTTAACTCCGGTCAGTTTCTATAGCATCTCAGCTGTTTGCTAAAATGTCTCAATGGATATGTATTGCTCAAATACTTACCGGTTAACTTTGCTCTTCCTTCATATTCTTTTTTCTGTCAAGACAGAAACTGGAGCTGACGTTGATGATGGCCAGGAGtttttaaaatggaaaaatggCGGTGGCCATTTTCATAAGTCAGCTTGTATTGATCCAACTGTGGTTATCGAGATTGGTGCGATAGTTCATCCGAAATCCGTTTTGGGTGCAAATGTTCATGTTGGTTCAGGGACTGCTATTGGCCCTTGTGTTAAAATCGGCCAGTTCACAAAGATTGGGTAAATCTTTCAATATGACATCCCATGTTGTGAACTTTGATGTTttgctttaattttatgtttatggCCTCTTTGTTTCCTGATTGATTTATTAAACTTTGTTCAGGTATAATGCTGTACTTAGTAACTGCAATGTAGGTGATTCATGTGTAATCCATAATGGAGTTTGCATCGGTCAAGATGGTAAGGTCAGCTTCTTCTGAGCTTGAAAGTTATAAAAGACATCGGATTTATTCATTTGGTAGTTAATCCTCTATCAGAATGTCTACATATATCTCCTTTACTTCCTTACCTGTGTTATTGGACTATTGAAGTGTAATTTTGTACTGAAGTTGAATTTGTTTATCTAATTTTATTCATTGCAGGATTTGGATTTTTTGTCGATGAGGATGGCAACATGGTCAAGAAGCCTCAAGTTGGTGTTTATTGGATTTTAAGAATTACAACATTCACAACTAGAAAAATATCCTAACATGATCATATTTCTTAACAGCCTGAATGATTGGCCATAACttgaaacatatatatacaatctatTAGCTGTTAGAATAGTTGAAATTGTCTCTTATGCTACATAGGAACTTCTTTAAAACTTGCTTGTGTTTCGAGCACTACAAGGCATAACTTAGGAATTGTTTTATGATTAACATTTCTATTATCATTGAATTTATTCTTGttgatttaaaaaagaaaaaaggtaaaGAATTGCTGCTTGGGTATTTCAGATTTGTTGAACAAgtaaattcatttattatttttttctgtgTTGTTTTTCCTCAGATTTTAAATGTTAGGATAGGGAACCACGTGGATATTGGAGCTAATACATGCATTGATCGGGGCAGGCTAGTTATCTATCAACTCTGAATGTTTTCCACTTCTAACTTGTTTCTGCATTCCTGAGCAGACCAATGTTGAATGAAAGTATATCACCTATTTGGTTGTGCAGTTGGAGAGACACAGTAATAGGAGACCATACAAAGATAGATAACTTAGTTCAGGTGGTGTTTTCTGTCTGACCTTGTTGATAGCCATACTTATGGTAATGCCCTTACCCAAATGCTGGCCATGCAGATTGGACATAATGTAGTTATTGGGAAAAGTTGCATGCTTTGTGGACAGGTCGGCATAGCCGGTTCAGTGATGTATGTTATTAGTACCCTTTAGTTCTTTTCTCCAGTTTTCCCTTCTAGTTTCTTATGTCTCTGAGTGTGCTCAAGTATGTgaacttgataaaattttcaaaatttctggGAGTTGTGATCATATTTGGTTTCTGTACTGCCACAGAATAGGAGACTATGTAGTCTTAGGGGGAAGAGTAGCAGTGCGTGATCATGTCTCTATCATATCAAAGGTATTTACTTGATATTGAGAAGAAAAAGTTAATTCTTGCTTTGAGTTGTTGAGggtcctttaaaattttatttagtgacaCAATTAAGAGATCAGTATGACAATCAATTTGCATGTTTagttatttaacatatattagcAAATGCCTGGCAAGAAAAAGGACCTATTGTTAAACTTTTCAGATTGTATACTAGCTCAAAGCTGTCTTGCTTACTGTATGTTTTTCCTTTGTCATTGATTTGATTATATCCCATTGTAATAGCTAAGGGAGTTAAAGGTTTAAATGCTTCCATGAAGGGTATGTTTCTAAATAAGTTAGTCATGCAGGTGCGACTAGCTGCTAATAGCTGTGTCACTAAGGACATCAGAGAGCCTGGGGACTATGGTGGCTTCCCTGCTGTAAGGATACATTTACATTCTCAATAACTTTGATCTGTTATCAATGTAGAACTATCGAGTAAAAACTCATCTGCCAAATTCTTTTTCTTGCAAAGCTGACACAAAAAGGGGCCTAAACATATTTGTGTTACTGCTTTGCAGGTTCCTATTCATGTTTGGCGAAGACAAATTGCTATTCAATGCCGGAGTTCAAAAAAAAGGAAATCCTAAggtttattaaaagcttaggtcATAGAATTACATATGATACTTGTCTTTCTAGTAGTACTTACTACGTTtacttttttgaaattaatttggaGGGAGGGGATAGTATGCTAACTTTCATTCTgtcaatatattatatttttggcTTAAACGATAAGTAGATGAGTCCTATGTTATGGACTCTTTTGTTGGCAAGACTTAGTGAAGCAATTGGCTGGAACTTACCTAAATGGAATATTAGTTACATAAGGATTCTTCTTTACAAATTCTTATGATTTAGTTGTTAAAGCATATATGAGCTGCAACTAGGTTAGGAAGATTAgtttgaaatcccttaaattgAGGGATTTGATTAGGATATTTTGTTTGATTATGATTTAGTTTCCTATTTTCCCCTCAGTAATCCCCTATATGATATCATGTATTGTGAAGGTGGATATAAGAATTTCAGAATCATTTTCTCCTTTAATATGGTATTAGAGCTTTAgggaattttttttcgaatttattGTTCTTGTTTGCGCAACCTTCATTGTTGCCATTACAATACTATTTTAGCCTTCATCCCTGCCACTTATGCATAATTTTTCCCATTTCCTTATCAACCTATTTCAACCTTCATCATTGTCATTGTTGTgtaatttttcccttttcttctctCTATTTTCCATTCCTTCACTTCATCAACTAATTAGTACGAAATTGAAATCTGAAGAATTCAATTCGCCCATGAGCAATCTAAATATGAGGAAACCTTGATAATGAGtaggttaaataataaagaaattgagaAGCTCGTTGGGGTCTCTTGAGAAACCTTTTGGAACATCTTGTTCTTTATCCTTTTCAAGTAAACGTTCATTTACTTTTTCCATGAATGCCTCAGAAAAACTTTATGGTAACTCTTGGATGATAGACTTCGGAACCACATACCATATGTCCCCAACATCTCAATTCTTCCATTCCTATACCCCATGCGCgagcaacaaaaaaaaaattgtaatgatCAATATCTTTTTAGCTACTGTTGCAGGATTCAGAGACATACATATCGCACCTATTTTTGTCCTTAAAAGTGTCTTCTATGTACCAATATTGTTGGCCAATCTTATCTTCATTCAAAAGCTTATGATCTCAAAAGTCATGCTAGTTTTTTCCCTTCTTATTGTGCCTTTCAAGACCTAGGCATGGGGAAGACGATTGGGCTTGCTAAGGGGAGGTGTGGTCTTTATCACCTTGAATCATCTTAGAAAATTAGAAATAACTTATCTCTATCCTTTCTTAGTTCTTCAAATAAAGTTACCATTTGGCCGTATCACCTACGCCTAGGTCATCCatcttttagggttttaaaggtcatatttcctctctttttttccaAGGATTAGATATTGGTGAGTTTGATTGTGATATTTGTGAATTGGCAAAACACATTTGTGTCTATCTTCCTATTAGCAACACAAGAAGTTCTTAGCCTTTTTCATTAATACATAGTGACATAAGGGATCCTTCTACCATACCAAATGCTTTTGGGTCTTGTTGGTTTGTATCTTTAATTGGTGATTATTCTCGAGGTACATGGCTCTTCTTCCTTAAACAAAAATCTGACTTCAGCATTATTATTCCTAATTACCACTCAATGGTTCAAAACAAATTTAGGAGTTAGAATAAAAAGCTTTAGTACAGACAATGCTAAAGATTACTTCAACCAAAATTTTCCACTATACTTTCAATCATAGGACATTAAACATGATTTATCTTGTGTCATCATATCACAACAAgatgggttagctgaaagaagaaaaaaggcaTTTACACAACAACGCTCGTATTTTACCCTTTCAAGTGAATGTTCCCAAGTCCTTTTGGGGGTAAGTTGTTCTTAATGCCACGTACATGATAAATAAACTTGTTTAATGTGTATTAGACCCCTAAAAAAAGTCCCATAGAACTCAATAGTTTTTAGTTGCTTTTGAACCTCAAATGGTCTTTCACTTTGAGTATTTGGGTGTATTACCTTTGTTCATTCCCAAAACCAACATAGATAAAAACTAGATCCTTAAGCCATCAAATCTATCTTCCTGGGTTACTCACCCGCCCTAAAAAGATACAAGTGATATAATCCTTCATAAAAAAATGTTTACATCTTTGTTGATGTCACCTTTGTAGAAAATGCACCTTTTTTTCCTCTAAGTCCTATCTTCGGGGGAAAATTTCAATGATGGAAGATAGCACTTTTGagttttttgaataattttaaaccCTCGATCTTCCTTCAACTTG
Protein-coding sequences here:
- the LOC107901924 gene encoding probable UDP-3-O-acylglucosamine N-acyltransferase 2, mitochondrial, yielding MAVTLKRLSSIPPLIFRNFPLSTPSCFGSLYNFSASSTNQTAFPNSMVNSETGADVDDGQEFLKWKNGGGHFHKSACIDPTVVIEIGAIVHPKSVLGANVHVGSGTAIGPCVKIGQFTKIGYNAVLSNCNVGDSCVIHNGVCIGQDGFGFFVDEDGNMVKKPQILNVRIGNHVDIGANTCIDRGSWRDTVIGDHTKIDNLVQIGHNVVIGKSCMLCGQVGIAGSVIIGDYVVLGGRVAVRDHVSIISKVRLAANSCVTKDIREPGDYGGFPAVPIHVWRRQIAIQCRSSKKRKS